The genome window CAGGTCGGCGAAGACAAGGTCGATGTGAAGGACATCACTCCGGAAAAACTCGCCAGCCTCAATGAGCTGGGCGGTTCCGAAGCCAACGTTGCCACCGGCTACCACGCCATCGAATTCCTGCTGTGGGGCCAGGACCTGAACGGCACCGGCCCAGGCGCCGGCAACCGTCCGGCGTCGGACTACCTGACTGGCGACGGCGCCACCGGTGGCCACAACGAGCGTCGCCGTACTTACCTGCGTGCCGTGACCCAACTGCTGGTCAGTGACCTGGAAGAAATGGTCGGTAACTGGAAACCGAACGTCGAAGACAACTACCGCGCCACCCTGGAGGCAGAACCTGCCACCGATGGCCTGCGCAAAATGTTGTTCGGCATGGGCAGCCTGTCCCTGGGCGAGCTGGCCGGTGAGCGCATGAAGGTGTCCCTGGAAGCCAACTCGCCGGAAGACGAACAGGACTGCTTCAGCGACAACACCCACAACTCGCACTTCTACGACGCCAAGGGCATCCGCAACGTCTACCTGGGCGAGTACACCCGCGTCGACGGCACCAAGATGACCGGCGCCAGCCTTTCGTCCCTGGTAGCCAAGGCTGACCCGGCTGCCGACTCCGCGCTGAAAGCGGACCTGGCTGCCACCGAAGCGAAGATCCAGGTCATGGTGGACCACGCCAACAAGGGTGAGCACTACGACCAGTTGATCGCGGCCGGTAACGACGCAGGCAACCAGATCGTGCGCGACGCCATCGCCGCACTGGTCAAGCAGACCGGTTCGATCGAAGCGGCAGCGGGCAAGCTGGGCATCAGCGACCTGAACCCGGATAACGCCGATCACGAGTTCTGATCCAGGTGGGAGGGGGCTTGCTCCCGATAGCGGTGTGTCAGTGAAGCACGTGTTTACTGACACATCGCCATCGGGGGCAAGCCCCCTCCCACATTTGACTGCATTGCCTCAAACCCCGGTTTACATGCCCCGCACCCTAGGTAGAATGGCGCCTCTGCCCTATCTCGAGCGAATTTCATGGCGTTGCCGACCCTGCGCATCATCGGTTTCATCAT of Pseudomonas azotoformans contains these proteins:
- a CDS encoding imelysin family protein, with the protein product MIRMPLATASLLAIAISLAGCGEGKDKAAAPQAPTPAASTTAPAAATPAGQVDEAAAKAVVAHYADMVFAVYSDAESTAKTLQTAIDAFLAKPNDETLKAARTAWIAARVPYLQSEVFRFGNTIIDDWEGQVNAWPLDEGLIDYVDKSYEHALGNPGATANIIANTQIQVGEDKVDVKDITPEKLASLNELGGSEANVATGYHAIEFLLWGQDLNGTGPGAGNRPASDYLTGDGATGGHNERRRTYLRAVTQLLVSDLEEMVGNWKPNVEDNYRATLEAEPATDGLRKMLFGMGSLSLGELAGERMKVSLEANSPEDEQDCFSDNTHNSHFYDAKGIRNVYLGEYTRVDGTKMTGASLSSLVAKADPAADSALKADLAATEAKIQVMVDHANKGEHYDQLIAAGNDAGNQIVRDAIAALVKQTGSIEAAAGKLGISDLNPDNADHEF